One region of Faecalibacter bovis genomic DNA includes:
- a CDS encoding response regulator transcription factor — protein sequence MSDKQKLLLVEDDPSFGSVLKDYLVINDFDVTHAIDGEDGLAKFKESDYDLCILDVMMPKKDGFTLGKEIKELKNEQPIIFLTAKNMREDVLTGYKIGADDYVLKPFDSEVLLYKIKAVLQRNSGEEEKFEQEDFKIGRFNFNAKLRQLIYDGKSQKLSPKENELLRLLAVYKNDLMPREIALTRIWHDDNYFTSRSMDVYIAKLRKYLKKDPAVEIVNIHGEGFRLLVQE from the coding sequence ATGAGTGATAAACAAAAATTACTTTTAGTAGAAGATGATCCTAGCTTTGGAAGTGTATTAAAAGATTATTTAGTAATAAATGATTTCGACGTAACTCACGCGATTGACGGAGAGGATGGTCTAGCGAAATTCAAGGAAAGTGATTATGATTTATGTATCTTAGATGTAATGATGCCTAAAAAGGACGGATTTACATTAGGAAAAGAAATCAAAGAGTTAAAAAATGAACAACCAATTATATTTTTAACTGCGAAAAACATGCGTGAAGATGTTTTGACAGGTTATAAGATTGGTGCAGATGATTATGTTTTAAAACCATTTGACTCTGAAGTTTTATTATACAAAATTAAAGCGGTATTACAACGTAATTCTGGTGAAGAAGAGAAATTTGAGCAAGAAGATTTTAAAATCGGTAGATTCAATTTTAATGCTAAATTGAGACAATTAATTTACGATGGCAAATCTCAGAAATTATCTCCGAAAGAAAATGAATTATTACGTTTACTTGCGGTTTATAAAAATGATTTAATGCCACGAGAGATTGCATTAACTCGTATTTGGCATGATGATAATTATTTTACATCTCGTTCGATGGACGTTTATATTGCAAAATTACGTAAGTATTTAAAGAAAGATCCTGCAGTAGAGATTGTAAATATCCATGGAGAAGGATTTAGATTATTAGTACAAGAATAA
- a CDS encoding sensor histidine kinase has translation MRKGFYKVLIAIMSIALIGLMIIQFYWLNLTFRSGLENFNTSVYQAMNATTTKVNKYEIEKYYYKLNNINSDLKASVDKPQAFSSQIIKDSLGVTYAYVTKYVVEKSMVPISGTYNDSLTKANIYTQEKVYKIDKDSASRGVGNLNLNLEESLRDGTYTIENMARWDAGTTPLDKRISYKMLDSIFKKELIKYGIKATPRIGIITKDSLLTNIKSENFKEKNIKFTVPLFYDRNDHAEYNLTAYFPDQNYVILGDVIPIVSLTFILTMIIVTVFALAIYYMQMQRRISEIKTDFINNMTHEFKTPIATINIASDALKNSKIISEPEKVKYYADLIKQENKRMNAHVEMVLRMAKLERNQMDLNIEEVNMNGIVQKSIEPIRFIVEERNGTIFEQYNADKVFVNGDPFHLENIIINVLDNARKYSTGKPEVYVKTYNTDKHFVVEVKDKGIGMSPTVLKKIFEQFYREETGNIHNVKGHGLGLAYVKKIVQLHEGEVWAESQPDKGSTFYIKIPLKS, from the coding sequence ATGAGAAAAGGTTTTTATAAAGTCTTGATTGCTATCATGAGTATTGCTTTAATTGGATTAATGATTATCCAATTTTATTGGCTGAATTTAACTTTCCGTTCGGGGTTAGAGAATTTCAATACCAGCGTATACCAAGCAATGAATGCAACTACTACAAAGGTTAATAAATACGAAATTGAGAAATATTATTATAAATTAAATAACATCAATAGTGATTTAAAGGCAAGTGTGGATAAACCACAAGCTTTCTCATCACAAATTATTAAAGATTCTTTAGGCGTAACTTATGCTTATGTTACTAAATATGTTGTTGAAAAATCTATGGTTCCGATTTCTGGAACTTATAATGACAGTTTAACAAAAGCTAACATTTATACGCAAGAAAAAGTATATAAAATTGATAAAGATTCCGCTTCGAGAGGAGTAGGAAATTTAAACCTTAATTTGGAAGAATCTTTACGAGATGGTACATATACAATAGAAAATATGGCTCGTTGGGATGCTGGTACTACTCCACTCGACAAACGTATTTCTTACAAAATGTTAGATTCTATTTTCAAGAAAGAATTAATAAAATACGGAATAAAAGCTACTCCTCGAATTGGTATTATTACAAAAGATTCTTTATTAACAAATATCAAATCTGAGAATTTTAAAGAAAAGAACATCAAATTTACAGTTCCACTATTTTATGATAGAAATGACCATGCTGAATATAATTTAACAGCATATTTTCCAGATCAGAATTATGTAATTTTAGGCGATGTAATTCCAATTGTGTCGTTAACATTTATCCTTACAATGATTATTGTGACAGTATTTGCTTTAGCCATTTATTACATGCAAATGCAACGTCGTATATCTGAAATTAAGACTGATTTCATCAATAACATGACACATGAATTCAAAACCCCTATTGCAACTATCAACATTGCATCGGATGCTTTAAAGAATTCTAAGATCATTTCTGAACCTGAAAAGGTGAAATATTATGCCGATTTGATCAAGCAAGAAAACAAACGTATGAACGCTCATGTAGAGATGGTTTTAAGAATGGCTAAGCTTGAAAGAAATCAAATGGATTTAAATATTGAAGAAGTAAACATGAATGGTATAGTTCAAAAAAGTATAGAACCTATACGTTTTATTGTTGAAGAAAGAAATGGTACAATATTTGAACAATACAATGCAGATAAAGTTTTTGTAAACGGAGATCCTTTTCATTTAGAAAATATAATTATTAATGTGTTAGACAATGCACGTAAATATTCAACTGGAAAGCCTGAGGTTTATGTTAAAACTTATAATACAGATAAACACTTTGTTGTAGAAGTAAAAGACAAAGGAATTGGTATGTCGCCAACTGTATTGAAAAAAATATTTGAACAATTTTATAGAGAAGAAACAGGAAATATACATAATGTAAAAGGACATGGACTAGGTTTGGCTTATGTTAAAAAAATTGTACAACTTCACGAAGGTGAAGTTTGGGCAGAAAGTCAGCCAGATAAAGGCAGTACATTTTACATTAAAATTCCTTTAAAATCATAG
- the coaE gene encoding dephospho-CoA kinase (Dephospho-CoA kinase (CoaE) performs the final step in coenzyme A biosynthesis.), whose product MKKTTTKIIGLTGGIGSGKTTAAKYFEELGFPLYNSDLRARKIQNENPEVIQKIKNLFGEEAYNEDGMNRHFIAAQTFNDKDKLQQLNAIVHPAVFNDFKNWVDEQNSAYVIKEAAILIESGSYKDCDIIISVIADKEIRIARTIERDGLTREQILTRMANQLSDDERKEFSDYVIDNSQDLTYLYQQVKNIVDNIKKT is encoded by the coding sequence ATGAAAAAAACAACCACAAAAATAATTGGACTAACTGGAGGAATTGGATCAGGAAAAACAACAGCAGCTAAATATTTTGAAGAATTAGGTTTTCCTTTATACAATTCTGATTTAAGAGCCAGAAAAATTCAAAATGAAAATCCTGAAGTTATTCAAAAAATAAAAAATTTATTTGGCGAAGAGGCTTATAATGAAGATGGAATGAATAGGCATTTTATCGCTGCACAAACTTTCAACGATAAGGATAAACTACAACAATTAAACGCAATTGTTCATCCCGCTGTTTTCAATGATTTCAAAAATTGGGTTGATGAACAAAATTCTGCTTATGTCATCAAAGAAGCTGCTATTTTGATAGAAAGTGGAAGTTATAAAGATTGTGACATAATTATTTCTGTAATTGCTGATAAAGAAATTAGAATTGCACGCACCATTGAAAGAGATGGATTAACGCGAGAACAGATTTTAACACGTATGGCAAATCAATTAAGTGATGATGAAAGAAAAGAATTTTCAGATTATGTAATTGATAATAGTCAAGATTTGACTTACTTGTATCAACAAGTGAAAAATATTGTTGACAACATCAAAAAAACGTAA
- the yajC gene encoding preprotein translocase subunit YajC: MIQTIFLQAESGGMMSILMLGGMFAIMYFFMIRPQQKKAKEEKTFQAEIKRGSQVVTTSGIHGKINEIYDDAVIIETGAGKIKFEKAAISRELTLARYSKNVTKEVEKTED; encoded by the coding sequence ATGATTCAAACAATATTTTTACAAGCAGAAAGTGGTGGAATGATGTCTATCCTTATGCTTGGTGGGATGTTCGCAATTATGTATTTCTTCATGATTCGACCACAACAGAAAAAAGCAAAAGAAGAAAAAACATTCCAAGCTGAAATTAAAAGAGGTTCTCAAGTTGTTACAACATCAGGAATTCATGGTAAGATTAATGAAATCTATGATGATGCTGTAATCATTGAAACTGGAGCTGGAAAAATTAAATTTGAGAAAGCTGCGATTTCAAGAGAATTAACTTTAGCTCGTTACAGCAAAAATGTAACGAAAGAAGTTGAAAAAACTGAGGATTAA
- a CDS encoding DUF1573 domain-containing protein, translating into MKTKLFILGVAALVMTTTACKEEKATDLYSEEEIAEQASKVVDPATAPVMTLAEATHDFGDVKANEKVQAYIKFTNSGKSPLIIQDASATCGCTVPEFPKTPIAVGATDSIKVEYTAGNMNGKQQKTVTLVTNTANGTEQFNISANVVGATEAAPNAQQAFGQ; encoded by the coding sequence ATGAAAACAAAATTATTTATATTAGGTGTTGCTGCATTAGTTATGACAACTACAGCTTGTAAAGAAGAAAAAGCAACAGATTTATATTCTGAAGAAGAAATTGCTGAACAAGCAAGTAAAGTTGTAGATCCTGCAACAGCGCCTGTAATGACTTTAGCTGAAGCTACACACGATTTTGGAGATGTTAAAGCAAACGAAAAAGTACAAGCTTACATCAAATTTACAAATAGTGGAAAATCTCCATTAATTATCCAAGATGCTTCTGCTACTTGCGGATGTACAGTTCCTGAATTCCCTAAAACACCAATTGCGGTTGGTGCAACAGATTCTATTAAAGTAGAATATACAGCAGGAAACATGAACGGTAAACAACAAAAAACTGTTACATTAGTAACAAATACAGCTAACGGAACTGAGCAATTCAACATTTCTGCAAATGTTGTTGGAGCTACAGAAGCTGCTCCTAATGCTCAACAAGCATTTGGACAATAA
- the nusB gene encoding transcription antitermination factor NusB, with the protein MLGRRQLREKVMQSVYAYNSLGTEGDERIVEKNLMKGIDQIYDLYIYLLNLVKVQQEIASNKIELVKNKNFPTQEDLNPNMKFVNNKMFKILSQNLELSRYTQNNKMYDWDIYDTYPNNIFNKLVESDLYKDYMKNDVNSFDEDQEFIINFFVEFIAEYEDLHDWFEGIQLNWADDLYIANSMVHMTLKSFRSSSSPLISLFKVYKDADDKKFTEELFRKTVRHQKETRQIVEDKASNWEIDRIATIDLIILEMALTEFLHFPNIPAKVTINEYIELAKNYSTEKSKIFVNGILDKTLKELKDNNNLPKYGRGLL; encoded by the coding sequence ATGTTGGGAAGAAGACAACTCCGCGAAAAAGTTATGCAAAGTGTATATGCATACAACAGTTTAGGAACTGAAGGTGACGAGAGAATTGTAGAGAAAAATTTGATGAAAGGTATTGATCAAATCTACGATTTATACATTTACTTACTAAACTTAGTTAAAGTTCAACAAGAAATTGCTTCAAATAAAATAGAACTTGTTAAAAACAAGAACTTTCCAACACAAGAGGATTTAAACCCAAACATGAAGTTTGTAAATAACAAGATGTTCAAAATTTTAAGCCAAAATTTAGAATTATCTCGTTACACGCAAAACAACAAAATGTACGATTGGGACATCTATGACACTTACCCGAATAACATTTTTAATAAATTAGTAGAAAGCGATTTATATAAAGATTACATGAAAAACGATGTAAATTCTTTTGATGAAGATCAAGAATTTATTATCAATTTCTTTGTAGAATTTATCGCAGAATACGAAGATTTACACGATTGGTTTGAAGGAATCCAATTAAATTGGGCAGATGATTTATACATTGCTAATTCAATGGTTCATATGACTTTAAAATCATTCCGTAGCTCTTCATCACCATTAATTAGCTTATTTAAAGTTTACAAAGATGCTGATGATAAGAAATTTACAGAAGAATTATTCCGTAAAACTGTTCGTCATCAAAAAGAAACTCGTCAAATTGTAGAAGATAAAGCTAGTAACTGGGAAATTGATCGTATTGCTACAATCGATTTAATTATTTTAGAAATGGCGTTGACTGAGTTTTTACACTTCCCTAATATTCCAGCAAAGGTTACAATTAATGAATATATCGAATTAGCTAAAAATTATTCGACAGAAAAATCAAAGATTTTTGTTAACGGAATCTTAGATAAAACCTTAAAAGAGTTAAAAGACAACAATAACTTACCAAAATACGGTAGAGGATTATTATAA
- a CDS encoding ABC transporter ATP-binding protein, with translation MKSLQKLNNFLWKYKWRLLLGFVFTISANFVQVYSVTFIREAINTVEGLLTNFGENSEQSLDLLKQGLMYASLAFLGFKILGGALTVGTRQMIIVTSRLIEFDLKNKIYQHYQHLSLSFYKKNKTGDLMNRITEDVALVRMYLGPGIMYPVDLVSRVLIIGYFMSRVDTDLTLYTLLPLPILSILIYNVANKINQRSKKVQQQQSTISSSVQDTFAGIRVIKSFNTEEYIKSKYAVEAEEYQKKALHLSQIQAAFGPLMVIIVGVSNLIILYLGGLKYINGDLDIGAIAEFFLYLNMLIWPFTSLGWITTVVQRAEASMARINEFLNQKSEIIDHPNNKIQIQGDIEFQNVTYVYENTGIIALNDVSFKINKGETLAVLGKTGSGKSTIALLVARLLEPTSGKILFDNKNMHEISVESIRKEIGYVPQEAFLFSDSLTNNILFGSDETDVDVAKKFAEKAVVASNIDRFKEKYDTVVGERGVTLSGGQKQRVSIARALVNDPNILIFDDSLSAVDTETEEQILNNLASDFEAKTSIIITHRVSSAKNADQIIFLDEGKIVESGSHEELLAKKGFYYELFNKQIAD, from the coding sequence GTGAAATCGTTACAGAAATTAAATAATTTTTTATGGAAGTATAAATGGAGACTATTATTAGGCTTCGTTTTTACGATATCTGCCAATTTTGTGCAGGTATATTCAGTTACTTTTATTCGTGAGGCAATCAATACGGTAGAAGGATTATTAACCAATTTTGGCGAAAATTCTGAACAAAGTTTAGATCTTCTAAAACAAGGGTTGATGTATGCCAGTTTAGCTTTCCTAGGATTTAAAATTCTTGGAGGTGCATTAACTGTGGGTACGCGACAAATGATTATTGTGACTTCTCGTTTGATAGAATTTGATCTAAAAAATAAGATCTACCAACATTATCAACATTTATCTCTTTCGTTTTATAAAAAGAATAAGACTGGGGATTTAATGAATCGTATTACAGAAGATGTTGCATTGGTGCGTATGTATTTAGGTCCTGGTATTATGTATCCAGTAGATTTAGTTTCACGTGTGTTGATTATTGGTTATTTTATGTCTCGTGTCGATACAGATCTTACCTTATATACACTTTTGCCTTTGCCAATTCTTTCTATATTAATTTATAATGTTGCGAATAAAATTAATCAAAGGAGTAAAAAAGTTCAACAACAGCAATCTACAATTTCGTCATCTGTACAAGATACATTTGCAGGAATTCGCGTGATAAAATCTTTTAATACCGAAGAATATATAAAATCTAAATATGCTGTAGAAGCTGAAGAGTACCAGAAAAAAGCCTTGCATTTATCTCAAATTCAGGCTGCGTTTGGACCTTTAATGGTAATTATTGTTGGTGTATCAAATTTAATTATTCTTTATTTAGGTGGATTAAAATACATTAATGGTGATTTAGATATTGGAGCAATTGCAGAATTTTTCTTGTATTTGAATATGTTGATTTGGCCATTTACTTCTTTAGGTTGGATTACAACGGTTGTGCAACGCGCTGAAGCTTCGATGGCTCGAATTAATGAATTCCTAAATCAGAAATCTGAGATTATCGACCATCCAAATAATAAAATCCAAATTCAAGGTGATATAGAATTCCAGAACGTAACTTATGTTTATGAAAATACAGGGATTATAGCTTTAAATGATGTTTCTTTTAAAATTAATAAAGGCGAAACGCTTGCTGTTTTAGGTAAAACAGGTTCAGGAAAATCAACAATAGCATTGTTAGTTGCACGATTATTGGAGCCTACTTCGGGTAAAATATTATTTGATAATAAAAATATGCATGAAATTAGTGTAGAATCAATCCGAAAGGAAATTGGTTACGTTCCACAAGAAGCGTTTTTATTTTCAGATTCTTTAACTAACAATATTTTATTTGGATCTGATGAAACAGATGTAGACGTAGCTAAAAAGTTTGCCGAAAAAGCTGTTGTTGCTAGTAATATTGATCGATTCAAAGAAAAATATGATACCGTTGTAGGGGAAAGAGGTGTAACACTTTCTGGTGGTCAAAAACAACGTGTATCTATAGCAAGAGCATTAGTTAATGATCCTAATATTTTAATATTTGATGATAGTTTATCTGCTGTTGATACAGAAACTGAAGAACAAATCCTGAATAATTTAGCATCTGATTTTGAGGCTAAAACATCAATTATAATTACACATCGTGTTTCGTCAGCCAAAAATGCAGATCAAATTATATTTTTAGACGAAGGAAAAATTGTTGAAAGTGGATCGCATGAAGAGTTGTTAGCTAAAAAAGGGTTTTATTACGAACTTTTCAATAAACAAATAGCAGATTAA
- a CDS encoding PUR family DNA/RNA-binding protein: MSDFENLEKMEADGIFSKVLRAGRRTYFFDVRETRAGDYYLTITESKKNTGDDGSFFYKKHKIYLYKEDFESFKDMLDETTQYVFQNKGEEVISERHQKDFDTKKYKSDEKDEGETNLESFTDINFDDI; this comes from the coding sequence ATGAGTGATTTTGAAAATCTAGAAAAAATGGAGGCAGATGGAATATTTTCCAAAGTATTGAGAGCGGGAAGACGTACCTATTTTTTCGATGTAAGAGAAACGAGAGCTGGTGATTATTATTTAACAATTACAGAAAGTAAAAAGAATACAGGAGACGATGGTTCTTTCTTCTATAAAAAACACAAAATCTATTTATATAAGGAAGATTTTGAAAGTTTTAAAGATATGTTAGACGAAACTACTCAATATGTATTTCAAAATAAAGGTGAAGAAGTAATTTCTGAACGCCATCAAAAAGATTTTGATACGAAGAAGTACAAATCTGATGAGAAGGATGAAGGAGAAACTAATTTAGAATCTTTTACTGATATCAATTTTGATGATATTTAA